A DNA window from Onthophagus taurus isolate NC chromosome 1, IU_Otau_3.0, whole genome shotgun sequence contains the following coding sequences:
- the LOC111428559 gene encoding transcription initiation factor TFIID subunit 11, with protein MDYKMDNNKLKAINQLKYDLNSTNSDSDYDDDSHENSSSAMEETKYSTKTNFESFYDDPNIIKEEYMVTDIILPEIGQSSNLIMKERKKEKTKKEIEEEEREKMQVLVSNFTEEQLDRYEMYRRAAFPKAAIKRLMQTITGCSVSQNVVIAMAGIAKVFVGEIVEESLDVMEEMHETGPLQPKHLREAVRRIRIQGGIPNSRPTFKPHIRL; from the exons ATGGATTATAAAATGgataataataagttaaaagCGATCAATCAACTTAAATATGACCTGAACAGTACTAATTCAGATTCTGATTATGATGATGATTCCCATGAAAATTCATCTTCAGCGATGGAGGAAACAAAATATTCAACGAAAactaattttgaaagtttttatGACGATCCGAatataattaaagaagaatatatGGTGACGGATATAATACTTCCGGAAATAGGGCAAAGtagtaatttaataatgaaggaacgaaaaaaggaaaaaactaagaaagaaattgaagaagagGAGAGGGAAAAAATGCa AGTTTTAGTTTCAAATTTTACTGAAGAACAATTAGATCGATATGAAATGTATCGACGAGCAGCTTTTCCAAAAGCTGCAATAAAACGATTAATGCAAACAATTACAGGGTGTTCGGTATCACAAAATGTGGTCATTGCAATGGCGGGAATTGCTAAAGTATTTGTGGGAGAAATTGTTGAAGaat CTTTGGATGTGATGGAGGAGATGCATGAAACCGGTCCATTACAACCCAAACATTTAAGAGAAGCAGTACGACGAATCCGAATTCAAGGAGGTATTCCAAACAGTAGACCTACTTTTAAACCCCATATACGCTTATAA
- the LOC111428532 gene encoding neurogenic locus notch homolog protein 3-like, translating to MLVVALQVTLTDKNAFFCVLSAMRKVGNMFYSLLVLLLFISQVTSECDTSQKRLGCRIQGKRCTCDEFSCTSEYRYSSFEECDSALRGKRADICHPNPCMHGGSCIQVAQQPGFKCRCEGTGFYGERCNRACPRPTIPYRDIIFPYECIVI from the exons ATGCTGGTAGTTGCACTTCAAGTTACATTGACGGACAAAAACGCGTTCTTCTGTGTTTTAAGTGCAATGAGGAAAGTTGGAAAcatgttttattctttattagttttgttattattca TTTCACAGGTGACCTCTGAATGTGACACAAGCCAAAAAAGGCTCGGATGTCGAATACAAGGAAAAAGATGTACGTGCGATGAGTTTAGTTGCACCTCCGAATACAGATATTCTTCATTCGAAGAATGCGATAGTGCCTTAAGAG GTAAACGAGCGGATATTTGTCATCCGAATCCTTGTATGCATGGTGGCTCTTGTATACAAGTGGCTCAACAGCCTGGTTTTAAATGTCGGTGCGAGGGAACTGGATTTTACGGCGAAAGATGCAACCGAG cATGTCCACGACCTACGATACCTTATAGAGACATCATTTTTCCGTACGAATGCATTGTGATATAA